The following coding sequences are from one Triticum dicoccoides isolate Atlit2015 ecotype Zavitan chromosome 4A, WEW_v2.0, whole genome shotgun sequence window:
- the LOC119287250 gene encoding RNA polymerase sigma factor sigF, chloroplastic-like isoform X1 — MNSSRSLLSSPLFPTSSPNFRSSPSPSRTSAHLVWAVPMIHDSTGGRASTACHYSPSLVAEEQQAHSSVSLKGEKALLEFLLDMALEQHTEGKSLTGQDGAEGEFESYLRGLQRQVIYQQAFGEKNNFTCAITSTSTPSAKSVSSLDLNATSATLMKEVAFLAHGSGTSATQLNVPPPVTTSVETNHLHEKLLSNGQVFIRSTRLLERRSKKRNVPRASTSSTDVVQCGVADSKKKDRPKKYGRVLGPDEPFRLFLRDRETTEFLTAKEERHLFSQIQNLMKLEEAQRRLEAQCGREPTLPEWAQAVGMSCKELQSSIHIGRRCREKMARSNFRLVIHVARKYQGYGLDIEDLVQDGCCGLMKTFEKFNPSKGCRFPTYAYWWIRQAIKKSIFKHSRLIRLPESVYARLKKVGKARLECILEGEQPTNQNVARRAGITIEKLAKLKAKTRKPRSMQDQVWSNDAVTFQEITEDPNIDPPDLVVDRIMMRQQVREFLGILSTREKEIIEHRFGIYDGEPKTLHVIGDMYGLSKERIRQLQNRALDKLKRSVSTQGFDVYLDLLTSSG, encoded by the exons ATGAATTCCAGCCGGAGCCTGCTCTCGTCGCCGCTCTTCCCCACCTCCTCTCCAAACTTCAGGTCCTCCCCATCCCCCTCCCGCACCTCAG CTCATCTGGTTTGGGCAGTTCCGATGATACATGACAGCACCGGCGGCCGGGCATCCACCGCCTGCCACTACTCGCCATCGCTGGTGGCCGAGGAGCAGCAAGCCCACAGCTCCGTATCCCTCAAGGGCGAAAAGGCCTTGCTGGAGTTCCTGCTGGACATG GCTTTGGAGCAGCACACAGAAGGGAAGAGCCTCACCGGCCAAGATGGGGCGGAGGGCGAGTTCGAGAGCTATTTGCGGGGCCTGCAGCGCCAAGTCATTTACCAGCAGGCGTTTGG TGAAAAGAACAACTTTACTTGTGCAATCACTTCAACTTCAACGCCGTCAGCGAAATCAGTTTCAAGTTTGGATCTTAATGCAACCTCGGCGACCTTGATGAAGGAGGTGGCATTTTTAGCACATGGATCAGGCACTTCAGCCACCCAGCTGAATGTACCGCCACCGGTTACAACAAGTGTGGAGACCAACCACCTGCATGAGAAACTGCTCAGCAATGGGCAAGTGTTCATTCGGTCTACACGGTTGCTCGAGAGAAGATCGAAGAAACGCAATGTTCCTCGAGCATCAACAAGCAGCACTGATGTTGTCCAGTGCGGTGTCGCCGACTCGAAGAAGAAAGACAGACCAAAGAAGTATGGCCGGGTTCTCGGTCCAGATGAACCCTTCAGGTTGTTCCTACGAGACCGCGAGACGACAGAGTTCTTGACGGCAAAGGAAGAGAGGCACTTGTTCAGTCAGATACAG AATCTTATGAAACTGGAGGAGGCTCAGCGTAGGCTAGAAGCGCAATGTGGCCGCGAGCCGACGCTTCCCGAGTGGGCTCAGGCCGTAGGAATGAGCTGCAAGGAACTGCAGTCGTCCATACACATCGGAAGGCGCTGCAGGGAGAAGATGGCCCGCTCCAACTTCCGCCTTGTCATACACGTAGCTAGGAAATACCAGGGATATGGCCTTGACATTGAGGACCTAGTTCAG GACGGATGCTGTGGGTTGATGAAGACCTTCGAGAAATTCAATCCAAGCAAGGGATGCAGGTTCCCGACGTACGCGTACTGGTGGATACGCCAAGCAATCAAAAAGTCCATCTTCAAGCATTCGAGACTGATTCGGTTGCCG GAGAGTGTGTATGCACGTCTGAAAAAGGTGGGGAAAGCGAGGCTCGAGTGCATCTTGGAAGGGGAGCAGCCTACTAACCAAAATGTAGCTAGGCGTGCCGGCATCACGATCGAGAAGCTGGCGAAACTCAAAGCGAAGACCAGAAAGCCACGATCAATGcaggatcaagtctggtccaacgaCGCAGTCACCTTCCAG GAGATCACGGAGGACCCGAACATCGACCCACCGGACCTGGTGGTGGACAGGATAATGATGAGGCAGCAGGTGCGGGAGTTCCTGGGCATCCTGAGCACGAGGGAGAAGGAGATCATCGAGCACCGCTTCGGGATCTACGACGGCGAGCCCAAGACGCTCCACGTGATCGGCGACATGTACGGCCTGTCCAAGGAGCGGATCCGGCAGCTCCAGAACCGGGCGCTGGACAAGCTGAAGCGGAGCGTGTCCACGCAGGGGTTCGACGTCTACTTGGACCTGCTGACCTCGAGTGGCTAG
- the LOC119287250 gene encoding RNA polymerase sigma factor sigF, chloroplastic-like isoform X3 has product MNSSRSLLSSPLFPTSSPNFRPEAHLVWAVPMIHDSTGGRASTACHYSPSLVAEEQQAHSSVSLKGEKALLEFLLDMALEQHTEGKSLTGQDGAEGEFESYLRGLQRQVIYQQAFGEKNNFTCAITSTSTPSAKSVSSLDLNATSATLMKEVAFLAHGSGTSATQLNVPPPVTTSVETNHLHEKLLSNGQVFIRSTRLLERRSKKRNVPRASTSSTDVVQCGVADSKKKDRPKKYGRVLGPDEPFRLFLRDRETTEFLTAKEERHLFSQIQNLMKLEEAQRRLEAQCGREPTLPEWAQAVGMSCKELQSSIHIGRRCREKMARSNFRLVIHVARKYQGYGLDIEDLVQDGCCGLMKTFEKFNPSKGCRFPTYAYWWIRQAIKKSIFKHSRLIRLPESVYARLKKVGKARLECILEGEQPTNQNVARRAGITIEKLAKLKAKTRKPRSMQDQVWSNDAVTFQEITEDPNIDPPDLVVDRIMMRQQVREFLGILSTREKEIIEHRFGIYDGEPKTLHVIGDMYGLSKERIRQLQNRALDKLKRSVSTQGFDVYLDLLTSSG; this is encoded by the exons ATGAATTCCAGCCGGAGCCTGCTCTCGTCGCCGCTCTTCCCCACCTCCTCTCCAAACTTCAG GCCTGAAGCTCATCTGGTTTGGGCAGTTCCGATGATACATGACAGCACCGGCGGCCGGGCATCCACCGCCTGCCACTACTCGCCATCGCTGGTGGCCGAGGAGCAGCAAGCCCACAGCTCCGTATCCCTCAAGGGCGAAAAGGCCTTGCTGGAGTTCCTGCTGGACATG GCTTTGGAGCAGCACACAGAAGGGAAGAGCCTCACCGGCCAAGATGGGGCGGAGGGCGAGTTCGAGAGCTATTTGCGGGGCCTGCAGCGCCAAGTCATTTACCAGCAGGCGTTTGG TGAAAAGAACAACTTTACTTGTGCAATCACTTCAACTTCAACGCCGTCAGCGAAATCAGTTTCAAGTTTGGATCTTAATGCAACCTCGGCGACCTTGATGAAGGAGGTGGCATTTTTAGCACATGGATCAGGCACTTCAGCCACCCAGCTGAATGTACCGCCACCGGTTACAACAAGTGTGGAGACCAACCACCTGCATGAGAAACTGCTCAGCAATGGGCAAGTGTTCATTCGGTCTACACGGTTGCTCGAGAGAAGATCGAAGAAACGCAATGTTCCTCGAGCATCAACAAGCAGCACTGATGTTGTCCAGTGCGGTGTCGCCGACTCGAAGAAGAAAGACAGACCAAAGAAGTATGGCCGGGTTCTCGGTCCAGATGAACCCTTCAGGTTGTTCCTACGAGACCGCGAGACGACAGAGTTCTTGACGGCAAAGGAAGAGAGGCACTTGTTCAGTCAGATACAG AATCTTATGAAACTGGAGGAGGCTCAGCGTAGGCTAGAAGCGCAATGTGGCCGCGAGCCGACGCTTCCCGAGTGGGCTCAGGCCGTAGGAATGAGCTGCAAGGAACTGCAGTCGTCCATACACATCGGAAGGCGCTGCAGGGAGAAGATGGCCCGCTCCAACTTCCGCCTTGTCATACACGTAGCTAGGAAATACCAGGGATATGGCCTTGACATTGAGGACCTAGTTCAG GACGGATGCTGTGGGTTGATGAAGACCTTCGAGAAATTCAATCCAAGCAAGGGATGCAGGTTCCCGACGTACGCGTACTGGTGGATACGCCAAGCAATCAAAAAGTCCATCTTCAAGCATTCGAGACTGATTCGGTTGCCG GAGAGTGTGTATGCACGTCTGAAAAAGGTGGGGAAAGCGAGGCTCGAGTGCATCTTGGAAGGGGAGCAGCCTACTAACCAAAATGTAGCTAGGCGTGCCGGCATCACGATCGAGAAGCTGGCGAAACTCAAAGCGAAGACCAGAAAGCCACGATCAATGcaggatcaagtctggtccaacgaCGCAGTCACCTTCCAG GAGATCACGGAGGACCCGAACATCGACCCACCGGACCTGGTGGTGGACAGGATAATGATGAGGCAGCAGGTGCGGGAGTTCCTGGGCATCCTGAGCACGAGGGAGAAGGAGATCATCGAGCACCGCTTCGGGATCTACGACGGCGAGCCCAAGACGCTCCACGTGATCGGCGACATGTACGGCCTGTCCAAGGAGCGGATCCGGCAGCTCCAGAACCGGGCGCTGGACAAGCTGAAGCGGAGCGTGTCCACGCAGGGGTTCGACGTCTACTTGGACCTGCTGACCTCGAGTGGCTAG
- the LOC119287250 gene encoding RNA polymerase sigma factor sigF, chloroplastic-like isoform X2 has translation MNSSRSLLSSPLFPTSSPNFRSSPSPSRTSVPMIHDSTGGRASTACHYSPSLVAEEQQAHSSVSLKGEKALLEFLLDMALEQHTEGKSLTGQDGAEGEFESYLRGLQRQVIYQQAFGEKNNFTCAITSTSTPSAKSVSSLDLNATSATLMKEVAFLAHGSGTSATQLNVPPPVTTSVETNHLHEKLLSNGQVFIRSTRLLERRSKKRNVPRASTSSTDVVQCGVADSKKKDRPKKYGRVLGPDEPFRLFLRDRETTEFLTAKEERHLFSQIQNLMKLEEAQRRLEAQCGREPTLPEWAQAVGMSCKELQSSIHIGRRCREKMARSNFRLVIHVARKYQGYGLDIEDLVQDGCCGLMKTFEKFNPSKGCRFPTYAYWWIRQAIKKSIFKHSRLIRLPESVYARLKKVGKARLECILEGEQPTNQNVARRAGITIEKLAKLKAKTRKPRSMQDQVWSNDAVTFQEITEDPNIDPPDLVVDRIMMRQQVREFLGILSTREKEIIEHRFGIYDGEPKTLHVIGDMYGLSKERIRQLQNRALDKLKRSVSTQGFDVYLDLLTSSG, from the exons ATGAATTCCAGCCGGAGCCTGCTCTCGTCGCCGCTCTTCCCCACCTCCTCTCCAAACTTCAGGTCCTCCCCATCCCCCTCCCGCACCTCAG TTCCGATGATACATGACAGCACCGGCGGCCGGGCATCCACCGCCTGCCACTACTCGCCATCGCTGGTGGCCGAGGAGCAGCAAGCCCACAGCTCCGTATCCCTCAAGGGCGAAAAGGCCTTGCTGGAGTTCCTGCTGGACATG GCTTTGGAGCAGCACACAGAAGGGAAGAGCCTCACCGGCCAAGATGGGGCGGAGGGCGAGTTCGAGAGCTATTTGCGGGGCCTGCAGCGCCAAGTCATTTACCAGCAGGCGTTTGG TGAAAAGAACAACTTTACTTGTGCAATCACTTCAACTTCAACGCCGTCAGCGAAATCAGTTTCAAGTTTGGATCTTAATGCAACCTCGGCGACCTTGATGAAGGAGGTGGCATTTTTAGCACATGGATCAGGCACTTCAGCCACCCAGCTGAATGTACCGCCACCGGTTACAACAAGTGTGGAGACCAACCACCTGCATGAGAAACTGCTCAGCAATGGGCAAGTGTTCATTCGGTCTACACGGTTGCTCGAGAGAAGATCGAAGAAACGCAATGTTCCTCGAGCATCAACAAGCAGCACTGATGTTGTCCAGTGCGGTGTCGCCGACTCGAAGAAGAAAGACAGACCAAAGAAGTATGGCCGGGTTCTCGGTCCAGATGAACCCTTCAGGTTGTTCCTACGAGACCGCGAGACGACAGAGTTCTTGACGGCAAAGGAAGAGAGGCACTTGTTCAGTCAGATACAG AATCTTATGAAACTGGAGGAGGCTCAGCGTAGGCTAGAAGCGCAATGTGGCCGCGAGCCGACGCTTCCCGAGTGGGCTCAGGCCGTAGGAATGAGCTGCAAGGAACTGCAGTCGTCCATACACATCGGAAGGCGCTGCAGGGAGAAGATGGCCCGCTCCAACTTCCGCCTTGTCATACACGTAGCTAGGAAATACCAGGGATATGGCCTTGACATTGAGGACCTAGTTCAG GACGGATGCTGTGGGTTGATGAAGACCTTCGAGAAATTCAATCCAAGCAAGGGATGCAGGTTCCCGACGTACGCGTACTGGTGGATACGCCAAGCAATCAAAAAGTCCATCTTCAAGCATTCGAGACTGATTCGGTTGCCG GAGAGTGTGTATGCACGTCTGAAAAAGGTGGGGAAAGCGAGGCTCGAGTGCATCTTGGAAGGGGAGCAGCCTACTAACCAAAATGTAGCTAGGCGTGCCGGCATCACGATCGAGAAGCTGGCGAAACTCAAAGCGAAGACCAGAAAGCCACGATCAATGcaggatcaagtctggtccaacgaCGCAGTCACCTTCCAG GAGATCACGGAGGACCCGAACATCGACCCACCGGACCTGGTGGTGGACAGGATAATGATGAGGCAGCAGGTGCGGGAGTTCCTGGGCATCCTGAGCACGAGGGAGAAGGAGATCATCGAGCACCGCTTCGGGATCTACGACGGCGAGCCCAAGACGCTCCACGTGATCGGCGACATGTACGGCCTGTCCAAGGAGCGGATCCGGCAGCTCCAGAACCGGGCGCTGGACAAGCTGAAGCGGAGCGTGTCCACGCAGGGGTTCGACGTCTACTTGGACCTGCTGACCTCGAGTGGCTAG